In Methylotenera sp. L2L1, the following proteins share a genomic window:
- the tuf gene encoding elongation factor Tu translates to MAKGKFERTKPHVNVGTIGHVDHGKTTLTAAITTVLTKKYGGEAKAYDQIDAAPEEKARGITINTAHVEYETASRHYAHVDCPGHADYVKNMITGAAQMDGAILVCSAADGPMPQTREHILLARQVGVPYIVVFLNKADMVDDPELLELVEMEVRDLLSKYDFPGDDTPIIKGSAKLALEGDQSEIGEPAIFRLAEALDSYIPMPERAIDGTFLMPVEDVFSISGRGTVVTGRIERGIVKVGDEIEIVGIKDTLKTTCTGVEMFRKLLDQGQAGDNVGVLLRGTKREEVERGQVLSKAGSIKPHTKFTAEIYVLGKDEGGRHTPFFQGYRPQFYFRTTDVTGAVELPEGTEMVMPGDNVSITVTLIAPIAMEEGLRFAIREGGRTVGAGVVAKIIE, encoded by the coding sequence ATGGCAAAAGGTAAATTTGAGCGGACCAAGCCGCACGTTAACGTAGGCACGATTGGCCACGTTGACCATGGTAAGACAACACTAACAGCAGCGATCACCACTGTATTGACAAAGAAATACGGCGGCGAAGCAAAAGCGTACGACCAAATTGACGCAGCACCAGAAGAAAAAGCACGTGGTATTACTATTAATACTGCACACGTTGAGTACGAGACAGCATCACGTCACTACGCGCACGTAGACTGCCCAGGCCATGCTGACTATGTTAAAAACATGATTACCGGTGCAGCACAAATGGACGGCGCGATCCTAGTATGTTCAGCAGCTGACGGTCCTATGCCACAAACACGTGAGCACATCCTGTTAGCACGTCAAGTTGGCGTACCATACATCGTCGTATTCCTAAACAAAGCAGACATGGTAGATGATCCTGAATTGTTAGAGTTAGTTGAAATGGAAGTGCGTGATCTATTAAGCAAATACGACTTCCCAGGCGACGACACACCAATCATCAAAGGCTCAGCAAAACTAGCCCTTGAAGGTGACCAATCAGAAATCGGCGAGCCAGCAATCTTCCGCTTAGCAGAAGCATTAGACAGCTACATTCCAATGCCAGAGCGCGCAATCGACGGCACATTCCTAATGCCAGTAGAAGATGTATTCTCTATCTCAGGCCGTGGTACTGTAGTAACTGGTCGTATCGAGCGCGGTATTGTTAAAGTGGGTGACGAGATCGAAATCGTAGGTATCAAAGACACACTAAAAACAACATGTACAGGCGTTGAAATGTTCCGCAAACTGCTAGACCAAGGTCAAGCAGGCGACAACGTAGGCGTATTGCTACGTGGTACAAAACGTGAAGAAGTGGAACGTGGTCAAGTATTGTCAAAAGCTGGCTCTATCAAACCACACACCAAATTCACAGCAGAAATCTACGTGTTAGGTAAAGATGAAGGTGGTCGTCACACACCATTCTTTCAAGGTTACCGTCCACAATTCTACTTCCGTACTACAGACGTAACTGGTGCAGTTGAATTGCCAGAAGGTACAGAAATGGTGATGCCAGGCGACAACGTATCAATCACTGTTACATTGATTGCCCCAATCGCGATGGAAGAAGGCTTACGCTTCGCTATTCGTGAAGGTGGTCGTACTGTTGGTGCTGGTGTTGTAGCTAAGATTATCGAGTAA
- the secE gene encoding preprotein translocase subunit SecE: protein MLNKIKLLLAILLLVAGIAGFYLLADKPTVVRILAVLAGLAASVAVLWTTPIGQQSFSFIGEAVAESRKVVWPTRKETIQTTLVVFALVVVMAAFLAVVDIGFAFMVKWLLGRGA, encoded by the coding sequence ATGCTCAATAAAATTAAGTTGCTATTGGCTATTCTGTTGCTAGTAGCAGGGATTGCCGGTTTTTACCTTTTAGCAGATAAGCCTACAGTAGTGCGTATATTGGCTGTGCTTGCTGGTTTGGCGGCTTCTGTTGCTGTGCTTTGGACTACACCTATCGGACAACAATCTTTCAGCTTTATTGGTGAAGCAGTTGCTGAGTCACGTAAAGTGGTTTGGCCTACACGTAAAGAAACAATACAAACTACATTGGTAGTCTTTGCATTGGTGGTTGTAATGGCTGCATTTCTGGCGGTAGTTGATATCGGATTTGCTTTTATGGTTAAGTGGTTACTAGGACGGGGCGCGTAA
- the nusG gene encoding transcription termination/antitermination protein NusG, which translates to MSMKWYAVQAFSGFEKSVQKGIEERVVRSGLQDQFGQILVPIEEVIEMKAGQKTISERKLYPGYVLVQMNMTDDTWHLVKSTPRVTAFIGGSAQKPTPIKDKEVDIILQRIDDSKSNPTQKLTFEKGESVRITDGPFKDFSGNVEEINYEKSKLRVSVVIFGRSTPVELEFSQVEKEV; encoded by the coding sequence ATGAGTATGAAATGGTACGCGGTGCAAGCTTTTTCAGGTTTTGAAAAATCAGTGCAAAAAGGTATTGAAGAGCGCGTTGTGCGTTCAGGTCTGCAAGATCAGTTTGGTCAAATTTTAGTCCCTATCGAAGAGGTGATTGAGATGAAGGCTGGCCAAAAGACTATCTCTGAGCGCAAGCTTTACCCGGGCTATGTGTTGGTTCAGATGAATATGACAGATGACACTTGGCACTTGGTGAAAAGTACTCCACGTGTAACTGCGTTTATTGGTGGCAGTGCGCAAAAGCCAACACCAATTAAAGATAAAGAAGTCGATATCATCTTGCAACGTATTGATGATAGTAAAAGTAATCCTACACAAAAACTCACCTTTGAAAAAGGCGAGTCAGTTCGTATTACTGATGGTCCGTTTAAAGACTTTTCTGGCAATGTTGAGGAAATTAACTACGAGAAAAGCAAGTTGCGTGTTTCTGTGGTTATTTTTGGTCGTTCTACACCAGTTGAGTTGGAATTCAGTCAGGTAGAAAAAGAAGTTTAG
- the rplK gene encoding 50S ribosomal protein L11, which produces MAKKVIGYIKLQIPAGKANPSPPVGPALGQRGLNIMEFCKAFNAATQGVEPGLPIPVVITAFADKSFTFVMKSPPATILIKKAAGITKGSPRPHTDKVGKITRAQAEDIVKTKQADLSAADMDAAVRTIAGSARSMGIEVEGV; this is translated from the coding sequence ATGGCAAAGAAAGTTATTGGCTATATCAAGCTGCAGATTCCTGCAGGTAAAGCTAATCCAAGTCCACCAGTAGGTCCAGCATTGGGTCAACGTGGTTTGAATATCATGGAATTCTGTAAAGCGTTTAACGCTGCAACACAAGGTGTTGAGCCAGGATTGCCAATCCCAGTAGTGATTACAGCGTTTGCTGATAAGAGCTTCACCTTCGTGATGAAATCTCCTCCAGCAACTATTTTGATTAAAAAAGCAGCTGGTATTACTAAAGGTTCACCACGTCCACATACTGATAAAGTTGGCAAAATCACTCGTGCGCAAGCTGAAGATATTGTGAAAACTAAACAAGCTGACTTGTCTGCTGCTGATATGGATGCTGCAGTTCGCACTATCGCTGGTAGCGCACGTAGTATGGGTATTGAAGTGGAGGGTGTATAA
- the rplA gene encoding 50S ribosomal protein L1 gives MAKRINALRAKVDRNKLYPVTEGLTLVKENATAKFNESVDAVINLGIDARKSDQLVRGAIVLPNGTGKTTRVAVFAQGAQAEAAKAAGADIVGFEDLAEQVKAGVMDFDVVIATPDAMRIVGALGQVLGPRGLMPNPKVGTVTPDAATAVKNAKAGQVQYRTDKGGIVHCTIGRASFTVEQLQGNLAALVDALNKAKPAASKGVYLKKLSVSSTMGAGVRVDQASLVA, from the coding sequence ATGGCTAAAAGAATTAACGCACTACGCGCAAAAGTAGACCGTAACAAGTTGTACCCTGTAACTGAAGGTTTAACTTTAGTTAAAGAAAACGCAACTGCAAAATTTAACGAATCTGTAGATGCAGTGATCAATTTAGGTATTGATGCACGTAAATCTGACCAATTAGTACGTGGTGCTATCGTGTTGCCTAACGGTACAGGTAAAACAACGCGTGTTGCTGTGTTTGCACAAGGTGCACAAGCTGAGGCGGCTAAAGCTGCTGGCGCAGACATCGTTGGTTTCGAAGATTTGGCTGAGCAAGTTAAAGCTGGCGTAATGGACTTTGACGTTGTGATCGCTACCCCTGATGCAATGCGTATCGTTGGTGCTTTAGGTCAAGTATTAGGCCCACGTGGTTTGATGCCAAACCCAAAAGTGGGTACTGTGACGCCTGATGCAGCTACTGCAGTAAAAAATGCTAAAGCAGGTCAAGTGCAATACCGTACAGACAAAGGCGGTATCGTTCATTGCACAATCGGTCGTGCATCTTTCACAGTTGAGCAATTGCAAGGTAACTTGGCAGCGTTGGTTGATGCTTTGAATAAAGCTAAACCAGCAGCAAGTAAAGGTGTTTACCTGAAAAAATTATCTGTATCTAGTACGATGGGTGCAGGTGTACGTGTTGATCAAGCAAGTTTGGTTGCTTAA
- the rplJ gene encoding 50S ribosomal protein L10: protein MSLNLTEKKAVVAEVSAQVAQAQAIVLAEYRGMGVANMTVLRADARKSGVYLRVLKNTLVRRAVEGTPFAALANEMVGPLVFGISADPVAAAKVLNNFAKTNDKFVIKAGAVPNQLMDVAGVQALASTLSREELLAKFARTLNEVPTKFARAIAAIRDAKEAA from the coding sequence TTGAGTCTAAATCTTACAGAGAAAAAAGCGGTTGTTGCTGAAGTAAGTGCACAAGTTGCACAAGCACAAGCGATTGTTCTTGCTGAATACCGTGGTATGGGCGTAGCCAATATGACGGTTTTGCGTGCAGATGCCAGAAAATCAGGCGTGTACTTACGCGTGTTGAAAAACACGTTGGTACGTCGTGCGGTTGAAGGTACACCATTTGCAGCATTAGCAAACGAAATGGTTGGTCCGTTGGTGTTCGGCATTTCTGCTGATCCAGTAGCGGCAGCTAAAGTACTGAACAATTTTGCTAAAACTAACGACAAGTTCGTTATTAAAGCAGGTGCGGTGCCAAATCAATTGATGGATGTTGCTGGTGTTCAGGCGTTGGCATCTACATTAAGTCGTGAAGAGTTACTTGCTAAATTTGCACGTACGCTTAACGAAGTGCCTACTAAGTTCGCTCGTGCGATCGCGGCTATCCGTGACGCTAAAGAAGCAGCTTAA
- the rplL gene encoding 50S ribosomal protein L7/L12: protein MAISNADILEAVGSMSVLDLTAFIKEIEEKFGVSAAAVAVASAAGGAAPAAAAEQTEFNVVLLGAGEQKVAVIKAVRELTGLGLKEAKDLVDGAPKAIKEGVSKADADAALKKLIEAGATGEIK from the coding sequence ATGGCAATTTCAAATGCAGATATTTTAGAAGCAGTTGGTTCAATGTCAGTTTTAGACTTGACAGCTTTTATTAAAGAAATCGAAGAAAAATTTGGCGTATCAGCTGCAGCAGTTGCAGTAGCGTCAGCAGCAGGTGGTGCAGCTCCAGCTGCAGCAGCTGAGCAAACTGAGTTCAACGTTGTGCTTTTAGGCGCAGGCGAACAAAAAGTTGCTGTAATTAAAGCAGTTCGTGAATTGACAGGTTTAGGCTTGAAAGAAGCTAAAGACTTAGTTGATGGCGCACCTAAAGCAATTAAAGAAGGCGTTTCAAAAGCTGATGCTGATGCAGCGTTGAAAAAATTGATCGAAGCTGGTGCAACTGGCGAAATCAAATAA
- the rpoB gene encoding DNA-directed RNA polymerase subunit beta produces the protein MSYSFTEKKRLRKSFAKRESVQEIPYLLAMQLESYAAFLQSNVPADQRTESGLQSTFSSVFPIVSHSGNARLDYVSYQLGAEPFDVKECQQRGLTYAAPLRVRVRLTIMDKEASKPTVKEVKEQEVYMGELPLMTENGSFVINGTERVIVSQLHRSPGVFFEHDRGKTHSSGKLLFSARIIPYRGSWLDFEFDPKDYLYFRIDRRRKMPVTILLKALGYTPEQIISTFYDFDTFHIGKTGVEFTVVPERLRGEVAKFDIVAKDGSVIVAKDKRITVKHIRDMEKAGVSEIAVPQDFILGRALANTIVDQETGEVVANANDEITESLLDKLIDANIRTVSTLYSNDLDHGDYISQTLRIDEIPDQYSARVAIYRMMRPGEPPTEESVEALFQGLFFNEDRYDLSRVGRMKFNRRAFPEKAEERQSNWIRKFYEAVGVQGDEGANILSNDDILAVIGVLLELRNGRGEIDDIDHLGNRRIRSVGELAENQFRTGLVRVERAVKERLSQAESDNLMPHDLINAKPVSSAIREFFGSSQLSQFMDQTNPLSEITNKRRISALGPGGLTRERAGFEVRDVHSTHYGRVCPIETPEGPNIGLINSLALYARTNEYGFLETPYRRVEANKVSDTIDYLSAIEESQYMIAQANTDLDTKNLFVDDLISSRHHNEFTMTQPERVQYMDVAPGQIVSVAASLIPFLEHDDANRALMGANMQRQAVPCLRAEKAVVGTGIERTVAVDSGTVVTARRGGLVDYVDSARIVIRVNDEEAQAGEVGVDIYNLTKYTRSNQNTNINQRPLVKVGDKLSRGDVIADGASTDMGELALGQNMLVGFMPWNGYNYEDSILISERVVADDRYTSIHIEELSVVARDTKLGAEEITQDISNLSERMLARLDEVGIIHIGAEVEAGDVLVGKVTPKGETQLTPEEKLLRAIFGEKASDVKDTSLRVPSGMSGTVIDVQVFTREGIDRDARAQQIIDDQLAHYKQDLADQMRIVEDDAFGRIRRLIEGKVATGGPNKLKKGEALSAEYLESVGRYDWFDIRLSDEEAARQLEQLKDSLSQARIEFDNRFEEKKRKLTQGDELPPGVQKMVKVYLAVKRRIQPGDKMAGRHGNKGVISKICPVEDMPHMADGTPLDIVLNPLGVPSRMNIGQILEVHLGWAAKGLGLRIEEMLREETKVADIRKFLEKIYNDSTGKHEDIKSFTDVEILDLAQNLKQGVPFATPVFDGAAESDIRAMLDLAFPDDDARTKQLQFHAGKTQVTLFDGRTGDRFERPVTVGYMHVLKLHHLVDDKMHARSTGPYSLVTQQPLGGKAQFGGQRFGEMEVWALEAYGASYTLQEMLTVKSDDVTGRTKVYENIVKGEHKIDAGMPESFNVLVKEIRSLAIDIDLDRN, from the coding sequence ATGAGCTATTCCTTCACCGAAAAAAAACGCCTTCGTAAAAGTTTTGCCAAGCGAGAAAGCGTTCAAGAAATTCCCTATTTGCTGGCAATGCAATTAGAGTCATATGCTGCATTTTTGCAGTCTAATGTACCTGCTGATCAACGTACAGAATCAGGTCTGCAATCAACATTCAGTTCTGTTTTTCCTATCGTTAGTCACTCAGGTAACGCGCGTTTAGATTACGTGAGCTATCAACTTGGCGCTGAGCCATTTGACGTTAAAGAATGTCAACAACGTGGTTTAACCTATGCTGCGCCTTTGCGTGTGCGCGTACGTTTAACTATTATGGACAAAGAAGCTTCTAAACCTACGGTTAAAGAAGTGAAAGAACAAGAAGTGTACATGGGCGAATTGCCTTTGATGACTGAAAATGGTTCATTTGTAATTAACGGTACTGAGCGCGTAATCGTGTCTCAATTGCACCGTAGCCCAGGCGTGTTCTTTGAGCATGACCGTGGTAAAACACATAGCTCAGGTAAATTATTATTCTCAGCTCGTATTATTCCTTACCGTGGTTCATGGTTAGACTTTGAGTTTGATCCAAAAGATTACTTGTATTTCCGTATTGACCGTCGTCGCAAAATGCCGGTAACGATTTTGTTGAAGGCACTGGGTTACACGCCAGAGCAAATCATTTCAACATTCTATGATTTTGATACATTCCACATTGGTAAAACTGGTGTTGAATTTACAGTAGTACCTGAGCGTCTACGTGGTGAAGTGGCAAAATTTGATATCGTTGCTAAAGATGGTTCAGTCATTGTTGCTAAAGATAAGCGTATTACTGTTAAGCATATCCGTGATATGGAAAAAGCTGGCGTTAGCGAAATCGCAGTGCCACAAGACTTCATTCTTGGCCGTGCTTTAGCAAACACCATTGTTGATCAAGAAACTGGTGAAGTTGTTGCAAACGCAAACGACGAAATCACTGAGTCTTTATTAGACAAATTGATTGATGCCAACATCCGTACTGTAAGCACATTGTATTCAAACGATTTGGATCATGGTGACTACATTTCACAAACATTGCGTATTGATGAGATCCCTGACCAATATAGTGCACGCGTAGCTATCTACCGTATGATGCGTCCAGGCGAGCCACCAACTGAAGAATCGGTTGAAGCACTGTTCCAGGGTTTGTTCTTCAATGAAGACCGTTATGACTTATCACGCGTAGGTCGTATGAAATTTAACCGTCGTGCTTTCCCTGAAAAAGCGGAAGAACGCCAATCTAACTGGATTCGTAAGTTCTACGAAGCAGTGGGTGTTCAAGGTGACGAAGGTGCAAACATACTGTCTAATGATGACATCTTGGCAGTGATTGGTGTGTTGCTTGAGTTACGCAACGGTCGCGGCGAGATTGATGATATTGATCACTTAGGTAACCGTCGTATTCGTTCAGTGGGTGAGTTGGCAGAGAATCAATTCCGTACTGGTTTGGTTCGTGTTGAGCGCGCTGTTAAAGAACGTTTGTCACAAGCTGAATCTGACAACTTGATGCCGCATGATTTGATCAATGCGAAACCAGTTTCAAGTGCGATTCGTGAGTTCTTTGGCTCAAGCCAATTGTCACAATTTATGGACCAAACGAATCCGTTGTCTGAAATTACGAATAAACGCCGTATTTCAGCACTTGGCCCTGGTGGTTTGACACGTGAGCGTGCAGGTTTCGAAGTACGTGACGTACACTCAACGCACTATGGTCGTGTTTGTCCGATCGAAACACCAGAGGGTCCAAACATTGGTTTGATCAACTCTTTAGCTTTATATGCACGTACCAATGAATATGGTTTCTTAGAAACACCATACCGTCGTGTTGAGGCTAATAAAGTATCAGACACGATTGATTATCTGTCTGCGATTGAAGAGAGTCAGTACATGATCGCGCAAGCGAACACTGATTTAGATACTAAAAACTTATTTGTGGATGATTTGATTTCATCACGTCATCACAACGAGTTTACAATGACACAACCAGAGCGCGTTCAATATATGGACGTTGCGCCAGGTCAGATTGTTTCTGTGGCTGCATCATTGATTCCATTCTTGGAGCACGATGACGCGAACCGCGCATTGATGGGTGCAAACATGCAACGTCAAGCAGTGCCATGTCTACGTGCTGAAAAAGCCGTGGTAGGTACTGGTATTGAGCGTACAGTGGCAGTTGACTCTGGTACTGTAGTAACTGCACGCCGTGGTGGTTTGGTTGATTATGTGGATTCTGCACGTATTGTTATTCGTGTAAACGATGAAGAAGCGCAAGCTGGTGAAGTTGGTGTAGATATTTACAACTTAACTAAATATACGCGTTCTAACCAAAATACGAACATTAATCAACGTCCTTTAGTTAAAGTCGGTGATAAATTATCACGCGGTGATGTGATTGCCGATGGTGCGTCAACAGATATGGGTGAGTTAGCACTTGGCCAAAACATGTTGGTAGGCTTTATGCCTTGGAATGGTTATAACTACGAAGACTCGATCTTAATTTCTGAGCGCGTAGTGGCTGATGATCGTTACACATCTATTCATATTGAAGAGTTGTCAGTGGTTGCACGTGATACAAAGCTTGGTGCAGAAGAAATCACACAAGATATTTCAAACTTGAGTGAGCGCATGTTAGCGCGTCTGGATGAAGTAGGTATCATTCACATTGGCGCTGAAGTTGAAGCTGGTGACGTATTGGTTGGTAAAGTAACGCCTAAAGGCGAGACACAACTAACACCAGAAGAAAAATTGCTACGTGCGATTTTCGGTGAAAAAGCATCTGATGTTAAAGATACTTCATTACGCGTGCCTTCAGGCATGAGTGGTACAGTGATTGACGTGCAAGTGTTTACACGCGAAGGTATTGACCGTGATGCACGTGCACAACAAATTATTGATGACCAATTGGCACACTACAAGCAAGACTTGGCTGACCAAATGCGTATCGTGGAAGACGATGCATTCGGCCGTATCCGTCGCTTGATTGAAGGTAAAGTGGCTACTGGTGGTCCTAACAAGCTGAAAAAAGGCGAAGCGTTATCTGCTGAGTACTTAGAGTCTGTAGGCCGTTACGATTGGTTTGACATTCGCTTGTCAGACGAAGAAGCAGCGCGTCAGTTAGAGCAGTTGAAAGACAGCTTGTCACAAGCGCGTATTGAGTTTGATAATCGCTTTGAAGAGAAAAAACGTAAATTGACGCAAGGTGACGAATTGCCACCAGGCGTACAAAAAATGGTTAAGGTTTACTTGGCTGTTAAACGTCGTATCCAACCAGGCGATAAGATGGCGGGTCGTCACGGTAACAAGGGTGTGATCTCAAAAATCTGCCCAGTAGAAGATATGCCACACATGGCTGACGGTACACCATTGGATATCGTGTTGAACCCACTAGGCGTTCCTTCACGTATGAACATTGGTCAGATTTTGGAAGTGCACTTAGGTTGGGCTGCTAAAGGTTTAGGTTTACGTATAGAAGAAATGTTACGTGAAGAAACTAAAGTGGCTGATATCCGTAAGTTCTTGGAAAAAATCTATAACGACAGCACGGGTAAGCATGAAGATATTAAATCTTTCACCGATGTTGAGATTTTAGATTTAGCGCAAAATCTTAAACAAGGTGTGCCATTTGCAACGCCAGTGTTTGATGGCGCAGCTGAGTCTGATATTAGAGCGATGCTTGATTTGGCGTTCCCAGATGATGATGCACGTACTAAACAATTGCAGTTCCATGCAGGTAAAACACAGGTGACCTTGTTTGACGGCCGTACTGGCGACAGATTTGAGCGTCCTGTGACTGTAGGTTATATGCACGTGCTGAAATTACATCACTTGGTTGATGACAAGATGCATGCTCGTTCTACAGGTCCTTATTCATTGGTCACACAACAACCATTGGGCGGTAAAGCACAATTCGGTGGCCAGCGTTTTGGTGAGATGGAGGTTTGGGCGTTAGAAGCTTATGGTGCTTCATATACCTTGCAAGAAATGCTGACAGTGAAGTCTGATGACGTTACTGGCCGTACCAAAGTGTATGAAAACATCGTTAAAGGCGAACACAAAATTGATGCGGGTATGCCTGAGTCATTTAACGTGTTAGTGAAAGAAATTCGTTCACTCGCTATCGACATCGACCTAGACCGCAACTAA